From a single Mangifera indica cultivar Alphonso chromosome 19, CATAS_Mindica_2.1, whole genome shotgun sequence genomic region:
- the LOC123203234 gene encoding uncharacterized protein YpgQ-like isoform X3 has translation MKQKIRAEYEAIGGSPEMGSTVRNAEKLVERYMKGNDASHDASHVWRVRDLALSLAQEEGLSSHPDSMEIVELAALLHDIGDYKYLRDLSEEKIVEDFLEEEGVEENKKIKILSIIKKMGFKDELAGVVSGEFSLEFGVVQDADRLDGIGAIGIARCFTFGGSRNRVLHDPAILPRSDLSKDQYMKKDDQTTLNHFHEKLLKLKDFMKTKAGRRRAEKRHMFMEEFLKEFYEEWDGRA, from the exons ATGAAGCAGAAGATTCGGGCAGAGTATGAAGCAATTGGTGGAAGCCCAG AAATGGGAAGCACAGTGAGAAATGCAGAGAAACTGGTTGAGAGATACATGAAAGGGAATGACGCCTCCCATGATGCATCTCACGTTTGGCGGGTCAGAGATCTCGCCCTCTCTCTTGCTCAAGAAGAAGGCCTTTCTTCCCACCCAGACTCCATGGAAATTGTAGAGCTTGCTGCACTTCTCCATGATATAGGTGACTACAAGTACTTGAGAGATCTATCTGAGGAGAAGATTGTTGAGGACTTTCTTGAGGAAGAAGGTGTAGAGGAAaacaagaagataaagataCTAAGCATCATTAAGAAAATGGGTTTCAAAGATGAACTTGCCGGGGTTGTAAGTGGTGAATTTTCTCTAGAATTTGGGGTGGTGCAAGATGCTGACCGTCTTGATGGAATTGGTGCTATTGGGATTGCTCGATGCTTTACCTTTGGTGGAAGTAGAAACAGAGTCCTTCATGATCCTGCCATTCTGCCACGTTCAGATTTGTCCAAAGATCAGTACATGAAGAAAGATGATCAGACAACTCTGAACCATTTTCATGAGAAACTTCTCAAGCTGAAGGATTTCATGAAAACAAAGGCTGGTCGGAGGAGGGCTGAGAAAAGGCATATGTTCATGGAGGAGTTCTTGAAGGAGTTCTATGAAGAATGGGATGGGAGAGCTTAA
- the LOC123203312 gene encoding nitrate regulatory gene2 protein: protein MGCGGSKIDDLPLVTLCRERKEFLKQASEQRYALAAAHLSYFYSLKDVGEAFRKFVEEELVIGGSGSSPDSPVLTLPSDEGKSSFKQRKIRNSSSATSISHSPDDKLKEEEIREDSHLRLSSGSDFDMDSESGHIHREDSDEDEDGHEHAHHHEQDEPSSLSYNGFNYPYNYARQNFSNPPNQQEFSYPPNRQEFAYPPNQQHFAYPPNLQNSAYPPNQQDWSYPPNRNYNSYYMKKSATPAKSVVYEEPERQYAGSGYGYGYSGPGYPPMYQNGGFFGGSLSAYDQRKSPTPKPQPPPSPPRVSTWDYLNVFDTYDGSANIYGMYPGSYRYGYGSNASSPDSTVVREREGIPPLEDETEPEVYKNEKKKNKINEEMNANVKSGSNNKKNVNFGEGTSRSVPMRNTSSESPKIEKTERNDIKGSSVSSAESIVAKSFEEDTVRKKGVSFEVEDSSITPVEIESSKSSSLTTWSVHGTRDLQEVVKEIRDEFEIASSFGKEVAMLLEVGKLPYQHRTTPLLKVIFSRIIYLVAPSMLSSHPPHRRPAWLSSRTMKMAKAYCGDPGKDFDMNSANLSLTMEKLYAWEKKLYKEVKDEEKLRVRYEKQCKRLRMLDDRGAESGKIDATQASIRKLLTKINVCIRAVDSISSRIHKLRDEELQPQLTELIHGLIRMWRSMLKCHQKQFQAIMESKVRSLKANTGFQRDSGIKATLDLEMELINWCSRFNTWVNTQKSYVESLNGWLLRCLLYEPEETPDGQVPFSPSRIGAPSIFVICNDWYQAMDRISEKEVTGAMSGFASTLHQLWERQDEEQRRRIRAEYISKDFDKQLKTLRMEREKIEHDRDALSDKTAVSKVSGSGVSPLDDLKVDLDSMKMKLEEERAGHKEAIKLVHNAASSSLQAGFVPIFEALNKFTAEVVKVHEEVRLDHTGDL from the exons ATGGGGTGTGGAGGATCCAAAATCGACGACTTACCGCTCGTGACGCTCTGCCGAGAACGGAAGGAGTTTCTCAAACAGGCGTCCGAACAGCGCTACGCGTTGGCAGCCGCACACTTGTCGTATTTCTATTCGTTGAAGGATGTTGGTGAGGCGTTTCGAAAATTCGTGGAGGAAGAGCTCGTGATCGGAGGTTCTGGATCTTCGCCCGACTCTCCGGTTCTCACCTTGCCGTCCGACGAAGGTAAATCCTCGTTTAAGCAAAGAAAAATTCGGAACTCGTCTTCGGCCACGTCGATTTCCCATTCTCCTGATGATAAATTGAAAGAGGAGGAAATAAGAGAAGATTCACATTTGCGTTTGTCTTCCGGGTCGGATTTTGACATGGACTCGGAGTCAGGTCATATCCATAGAGAGGATAGCgacgaagatgaagatggaCATGAACACGCACACCACCATGAACAAGATGAGCCATCTTCCTTATCGTACAATGGTTTTAATTATCCATATAATTATGCGCGACAAAACTTTAGTAACCCTCCAAATCAACAAGAGTTTTCTTACCCTCCAAATCGACAAGAGTTTGCTTATCCTCCAAACCAACAACACTTTGCATATCCTCCTAACCTGCAGAACTCAGCATACCCTCCGAATCAACAAGACTGGTCATATCCTCCAAACCGGAACTACAACAgctattatatgaaaaaatccGCTACACCGGCGAAGTCAGTTGTTTACGAGGAGCCCGAACGACAGTATGCTGGGTCCGGTTATGGATACGGCTATAGTGGGCCGGGTTATCCGCCTATGTATCAGAATGGTGGGTTTTTCGGGGGTTCATTATCCGCGTATGATCAGCGGAAGAGTCCAACACCCAAGCCGCAGCCACCTCCCTCGCCGCCGAGGGTTTCCACGTGGGATTATTTGAATGTATTCGACACTTATGACGGTAGTGCTAACATTTATGGTATGTATCCTGGTTCATATAGATACGGGTACGGGTCGAATGCTAGTAGTCCGGATTCGACGGTGGTGAGGGAGAGAGAGGGTATTCCACCTTTGGAAGATGAGACAGAGCCAgaagtttataaaaatgaaaaaaagaaaaataaaataaatgaagaaatGAATGCAAACGTGAAAAGTGgtagtaataataaaaagaatgtGAACTTTGGTGAGGGAACTTCTAGGTCAGTGCCAATGCGAAACACTAGTAGTGAGTCAccaaaaattgagaaaacagAGCGTAATGACATTAAGGGCAGTAGTGTTAGTAGTGCAGAAAGTATTGTGGCAAAGAGTTTTGAAGAGGACACTGTAAGAAAAAAGGGAGTGAGTTTTGAGGTTGAGGACTCATCAATTACTCCTGTTGAAATTGAATCTTCCAAGTCTAGTAGTTTAACTACATGGTCAGTTCATGGAACAAGGGACCTTCAGGAGGTGGTAAAGGAGATCAGGGATGAGTTTGAGATTGCTTCTAGTTTTGGGAAAGAGGTTGCCATGTTGCTTGAGGTCGGAAAGTTGCCTTATCAGCATAGAACCACTCCACTACTTAAAG TTATCTTTTCCAGGATCATATACCTGGTTGCTCCATCCATGTTATCTTCACATCCTCCACATAGGCGGCCGGCATGGTTAAGTTCACGAACAATGAAGATGGCGAAAGCCTACTGTGGGGATCCTGGGAAAGACTTTGATATGAACTCTGCAAACCTTTCATTGACTATGGAGAAACTTTATGCCTGGGAGAAGAAATTATACAAAGAAGTTAAG GATGAAGAAAAGTTAAGAGTTAGATATGAAAAGCAGTGCAAGAGACTGAGAATGTTAGATGACCGAGGAGCAGAGTCCGGCAAGATTGATGCTACACAGGCTTCAATTAGAAAGCTGCTGACCAAAATAAACGTTTGTATCAGAGCAGTTGATTCTATATCAAGCAGGATACATAAGTTAAGGGATGAAGAATTGCAGCCACAACTCACTGAACTAATTCATGg ATTGATAAGAATGTGGAGATCCATGCTAAAATGCCACCAGAAACAGTTCCAAGCTATCATGGAAAGCAAAGTTCGTTCTCTTAAAGCAAACACAGGTTTCCAAAGAGATTCTGGTATAAAAGCTACACTTGATCTTGAGATGGAGCTTATCAATTGGTGTTCCAGATTTAATACTTGGGTTAATACACAAAAATCCTATGTTGAGTCCTTAAATGGATGGCTTTTAAGGTGCCTTCTTTATGAACCTGAAGAAACCCCTGATGGACAAGTTCCTTTCTCTCCCAGCCGGATTGGAGCTCCttcaatatttgtaatttgCAATGATTGGTACCAAGCAATGGATAGGATTTCTGAAAAGGAAGTGACTGGTGCTATGAGTGGATTTGCTTCAACCTTGCATCAGTTATGGGAAAGGCAAGATGAGGAGCAACGACGAAGGATAAGAGCAGAATATATCTCTAAGGATTTTGATAAACAGCTCAAGACTTTACGCATGGAGAGGGAAAAAATAGAGCATGACCGAGATGCATTGTCTGACAAAACAGCGGTGTCCAAGGTCTCTGGAAGTGGAGTTTCACCTCTTGATGATCTGAAGGTTGATTTGGattcaatgaaaatgaaattggaagaagagagagcCGGGCATAAGGAAGCAATTAAACTAGTTCACAATGCAGCTTCAAGCAGTTTGCAGGCTGGTTTTGTCCCCATTTTTGAGGCACTGAACAAGTTCACTGCAGAAGTAGTGAAAGTTCATGAGGAAGTCAGGCTTGACCATACCGGAGATTTATAG
- the LOC123203526 gene encoding protein disulfide-isomerase: protein MMAIRWLIFPLLVVIACGLTAAVFAEESQSTESKEFVVTLDHSNFDETVSKHKFIVVEFYAPWCGHCKSLAPEYEKAASILSSHDPPIVLAKVDANEEANKDLATKFEVSGFPTLKILRDGGKSVQEYKGPRDSEGIVAYLKKQSGPASTEIKTAEDASGFIDEKKIVIVGVFPKLSGEEFENFVAVAEKLRSDYEFGHTLDAKLLPRGESSVTGPVVRLFKPFDELFVDSKDFKVDALEKFVEESSIPLVTEFSNDRSLHPFVVKFFNSPNAKAMLFMNFSSEGTDSFKSKYREVAEQYKGQDISFLMGDLDASQGAFQYFGLKESQVPLIIVQTTDGKKYLKPNLEAEQIAPWMKEYKEGKIPPFKKSEPIPEENNEPVKVVVAESIQDMVFNSGKNVLLEFYAPWCGHCKKLAPILDEVAVSYQNDADVVIAKYDATANDIPSDTFEVQGFPTVYFRSASGNIVAYEGNRTKEDIIDFIEKNRDKSAPQDQEFVKEESSAKDEL from the exons ATGATGGCGATCAGATGGTTGATATTTCCTCTTCTTGTAGTGATTGCCTGTGGACTCACGGCGGCGGTCTTTGCTGAAGAGAGTCAGAGCACCGAGTCCAAGGAGTTCGTCGTAACTTTGGATCACTCCAACTTCGATGAAACTGTTAGTAAACACAAGTTCATCGTCGTTGAATTCTACGCGCCTTG GTGTGGCCACTGCAAAAGCCTTGCTCCAGAG TATGAGAAAGCTGCATCTATTTTGAGTAGTCATGACCCCCCTATCGTTCTTGCCAAAGTTGATGCTAATGAAGAAGCAAACAAAGATCTCGCAACCAAGTTTGAGGTTAGTGGGTTCCCCACACTTAAGATTTTGAGGGATGGAGGGAAGTCAGTTCAAGAATACAAAGGACCCCGGGATTCTGAAGGCATTGTTGCTTATTTAAAGAAACAGAGTGGTCCTGCTTCGACTGAAATAAAGACTGCAGAAGATGCTAGTGGTTTTATTGATGAGAAGAAGATAGTTATT GTTGGGGTTTTCCCAAAGTTATCTGGAGAGGAGTTTGAGAACTTTGTGGCTGTTGCTGAGAAATTGCGATCAGACTATGAGTTTGGTCATACTCTGGATGCCAAACTTCTTCCACGTGGGGAGTCATCAGTGACAGGGCCTGTAGTGAGGTTATTCAAGCCTTTTGATGAACTTTTTGTTGACTCTAAG GATTTTAAGGTGGATGCTCTTGAAAAGTTTGTTGAAGAATCTAGCATTCCTCTTGTGACTGAATTTAGTAATGACCGGAGCTTGCACCCTTTTGTTGTAAAATTCTTTAACAGTCCGAATGCAAAG GCAATGCTGTTTATGAACTTCAGCAGTGAAGGTACTGATTCTTTCAAATCGAAATATCGAGAAGTTGCTGAACAATATAAAGGACAGGACATCAGTTTTCTGATGGGAGATCTTGACGCTAGTCAAGGTGCCTTCCAA TACTTTGGACTCAAAGAAAGCCAAGTTCCTCTCATCATTGTACAGACAACTGATGGGAAGAAGTATTTAAAGCCTAATTTGGAGGCTGAGCAGATTGCACCTTGGATGAAGGAATACAAG GAAGGTAAAATTCCACCGTTCAAAAAGTCTGAGCCGATCCCTGAAGAGAACAATGAGCCTGTGAAGGTGGTCGTTGCAGAAAGCATTCAGGACATGGTTTTCAATTCTGGAAAGAATG TTCTGCTAGAGTTTTATGCTCCTTGGTGTGGACATTGCAAGAAATTGGCTCCAATATTGGATGAAGTTGCGGTCTCTTATCAGAATGATGCCGATGTTGTTATTGCAAAATAT GATGCAACTGCAAATGATATCCCAAGTGACACTTTTGAAGTCCAAGGTTTCCCGACTGTGTACTTCAGGTCAGCTAGTGGAAATATTGTAGCTTACGAGGGTAATAGGACCAAGGAAGACATTATCGATTTCATCGAAAAGAACAGGGATAAATCTGCTCCTCAAGATCAAGAATTTGTTAAAGAGGAATCTTCTGCAAAAGATGAACTCTAA